Proteins encoded in a region of the Flavobacteriaceae bacterium HL-DH10 genome:
- a CDS encoding PspC domain-containing protein, whose translation MNSIYKPLLFFQKHGYYVCQRIANKLGIRAKVVRTTFMYLTFVTVGFGFALYLFLAFWMRIKDLVYTKRSSVFDL comes from the coding sequence ATGAACAGTATTTATAAACCATTATTATTTTTTCAAAAACATGGATATTATGTTTGTCAGCGTATTGCAAACAAATTAGGAATTAGGGCTAAAGTAGTTAGAACCACTTTTATGTATTTAACTTTTGTTACAGTAGGTTTTGGTTTTGCCTTATATTTGTTTTTGGCTTTTTGGATGCGTATTAAAGATTTGGTATATACTAAACGATCATCTGTTTTCGATTTATAA